DNA from Papio anubis isolate 15944 unplaced genomic scaffold, Panubis1.0 scaffold6694, whole genome shotgun sequence:
gtgctggtgctggtgctgaTGCTGAATGTAGATATCCTTGTGCATCCAGGGCTACAGGTGACTCTGGCTCCAGAGCAGGCCGCAGGTCCGCCAGCAGTGGTGGTGCTGGCTCCAGGGCCAGCATTGTTAATGCGTGttgcccaggaggtggagcaggatctggaaaaggagaaaaggtcaCCATTCCAGTCACTCTTCACTGGGATTTCCAAGTATAGAAATGACTGGATGGAATTTAAGGGAATTGTAGCCCCAAAACACCACCCCCGGAAAGTCTTCTCACCATCTGGCTTGGCCTCCTTGGGCTCCGGAAGCACCAACTGGCCTAGGACAATTTCCTGATGGTCCTCCAAGCCCAGTCCAGGCCAGGCGAAGGTCCTGAAGGCCAGCTTTATCCAGAAAGATGACCGTTGCAGGGCCTGGCAGCAAACTGAAGTGTTTTCAGGGGGCCAGGTGAACAAAATGgaggtggtggtgctggtgatgGAGTGGACAGCTGAGTCAGAGGCCTGGCCTTCTCCCACACAACCCTCCAGGGCACCCTTGTGTGGTTCTGGGTCCCTGGCCTCTTGCTGCCTGTGTAGAGGACAGCCCCACCCTACCCCAAGCCATCAGTGCTGTCCTGGAAGGGGCAGACCTGGCCATGTAGCAGGGCTGTACGGACCCTTCTGCACCCCAGCGTCCCACTGACATTCTCTTCCCAGTGGCCCTGGAGCAGAGCACTGTGCACCTGGGCACTCAAGACTTCAGCTCCAGGCAGATTTGTGAGCAGCTTGCTCATCAAAGCTCCAGCTTTGGGTCCCCTGGTCCTGGGGTTAGGAGGGTAGGGGCAGATGTTGGGTGGAGGAGGACAGGGAGAGCTGGGAAGGCACGGTGCTGGGGATGGGTCTCTCAGTG
Protein-coding regions in this window:
- the LOC116273431 gene encoding ral-GDS-related protein-like, with the translated sequence MSKLLTNLPGAEVLSAQVHSALLQGHWEENVSGTLGCRRVRTALLHGQVCPFQDSTDGLGTTTSILFTWPPENTSVCCQALQRSSFWIKLAFRTFAWPGLGLEDHQEIVLGQLVLPEPKEAKPDDPAPPPGQHALTMLALEPAPPLLADLRPALEPESPVALDAQGYLHSASAPAPAPGEGPPPGTVLEPRSAPESPCPCPGTVKSQHTEELPDITTFPPRLLAEQLTLIDAVSSWALQAVRLEPPVSDQPLPEERPMPWVQFQPHFLPTMGSG